The following proteins are co-located in the Candidatus Nanosynbacter sp. HMT-352 genome:
- the lepB gene encoding signal peptidase I → MDATFMDRHPKLQDGLGMVIFVVGVVIGTLLLNTFVFQTFNVEGASMETTMYTGDRLIVNRLPVTGSKLQNKNYIPKRGQVIVFKNPNFNASTGKDEYIVKRVIAFAGERVTVKNGTVTVYNTENPDGFNPDTSVNKNEPGQPTSGDVDTTVPEGTIFVMGDHRQGSYSCDSRNCMGPIPLYDIVGPVSLRIFPFNKIRSF, encoded by the coding sequence ATGGACGCTACTTTTATGGATCGTCATCCGAAATTACAAGATGGCCTGGGAATGGTCATTTTCGTTGTTGGCGTGGTGATCGGCACTCTTTTATTGAACACTTTTGTATTTCAAACTTTCAATGTTGAAGGTGCCAGCATGGAAACGACGATGTACACTGGTGATCGTCTGATCGTCAATCGATTGCCCGTCACTGGTTCAAAATTGCAGAATAAAAATTATATTCCAAAGCGCGGACAAGTAATTGTGTTTAAGAATCCGAATTTTAACGCCTCAACAGGCAAAGATGAATATATTGTTAAGCGCGTAATCGCCTTTGCTGGCGAGCGAGTTACTGTGAAAAACGGCACCGTAACTGTTTACAATACAGAAAACCCTGACGGATTTAACCCTGACACCTCAGTCAATAAGAATGAGCCAGGACAGCCTACCTCTGGAGATGTCGATACGACCGTACCAGAAGGCACGATATTCGTTATGGGTGATCACCGCCAAGGAAGCTATTCTTGCGACTCCCGAAACTGCATGGGGCCAATCCCCCTTTATGACATCGTCGGACCAGTCAGTCTACGAATATTCCCGTTCAATAAAATTCGCTCGTTCTAA
- a CDS encoding TIM44-like domain-containing protein: MLPAAVSGGVAGFVKRKTRSKIAGFLVGVAVGLVFSLLYLADLMWFICAVISTFVGAAISVFVDKLKVFRQNSEAATNTVHQASSADSLWQPDNLTNYARQVFERFQYDWSNLDYESIHKYTTQRYSNHIGLVMQALRQMGRRNVVDNVRINEAIFADAHDDANNQSDRVSVAFLAEADDRLEEVATGKKIRSTNEEFAEKWNFVREGNEWKLDGINQPTEDVNTLVGSLNKFAKDNGMYFSLDWGRLLLPKGGNLFLPRYFSSADVNNHVIGIWDGGILVQLYTCVLKNGNGFTDEGKNKDEVNYLIGQIMLPKSYGGILVDRDDNSIFRKRIISPIGYKKIEMEWGDFNKRYTIFATNEDQAASFELLNPSFMAWLYDQNIKANIEVMDNIVILYARVSSDEKRYAEMLEILRRAHKELKM; the protein is encoded by the coding sequence ATGCTACCCGCAGCTGTATCGGGCGGTGTGGCAGGCTTTGTAAAAAGGAAGACTAGATCAAAAATAGCAGGCTTCTTGGTGGGCGTTGCTGTTGGACTAGTTTTTAGCTTACTGTATTTAGCCGACTTAATGTGGTTCATATGTGCAGTTATTTCTACTTTTGTGGGGGCCGCTATCTCTGTATTTGTTGATAAGCTCAAAGTATTTCGCCAAAATAGTGAGGCGGCTACTAATACAGTTCACCAAGCTTCCTCCGCTGATTCGTTATGGCAGCCAGATAATCTTACTAATTACGCTAGGCAAGTTTTCGAGAGGTTTCAGTATGATTGGAGTAACTTAGATTATGAGTCAATTCATAAGTACACGACACAGAGATATTCAAATCACATTGGACTAGTAATGCAGGCTTTGCGTCAAATGGGTCGTAGGAATGTCGTCGATAACGTGCGGATAAATGAGGCTATTTTTGCTGACGCGCATGACGATGCTAATAATCAAAGCGATCGGGTGAGTGTAGCATTTTTGGCGGAAGCAGACGATAGGCTAGAGGAGGTTGCTACAGGTAAGAAAATCCGAAGTACTAACGAAGAATTTGCAGAGAAGTGGAACTTTGTTCGTGAAGGCAATGAGTGGAAGTTAGATGGCATAAATCAGCCGACTGAGGACGTTAATACATTAGTTGGCTCGCTGAATAAGTTTGCTAAGGACAATGGTATGTATTTTAGTCTGGATTGGGGTAGGCTGCTTCTTCCGAAGGGTGGTAACTTATTTTTGCCGCGCTATTTTAGCTCTGCTGACGTAAATAACCATGTTATTGGCATTTGGGATGGTGGCATTCTTGTTCAGCTTTATACTTGTGTGCTTAAAAATGGCAATGGATTTACGGACGAGGGTAAAAACAAAGATGAGGTTAACTATCTTATCGGTCAGATTATGCTACCCAAATCTTACGGTGGAATTTTGGTCGACAGGGATGATAATAGCATTTTTAGGAAGCGGATAATATCGCCAATTGGCTATAAGAAAATTGAAATGGAGTGGGGAGATTTCAATAAGCGCTATACCATTTTTGCCACAAACGAAGATCAGGCGGCGAGCTTTGAGTTATTAAATCCGAGTTTTATGGCGTGGCTGTATGACCAGAATATAAAAGCTAACATTGAAGTGATGGACAATATAGTTATTCTATATGCCCGGGTTTCTTCTGATGAAAAACGCTATGCGGAAATGTTGGAGATTTTAAGAAGAGCTCACAAAGAGCTGAAAATGTAG
- a CDS encoding ParB/RepB/Spo0J family partition protein: MKKGLGRGFGSLIPTNLIDETFDPTAQQDVKVSHLRDIAIDQVVPDPDQPRRFFDENALNELTESVREHGVVQPIVVTPKGDKYLIVAGERRWRAANRANLTEVPCIVRSMSDQNRLEVSLIENLQRHDLNALETATAYQKLRDQFNMTLEEIGKRLGGKSISAVSNTLRLLKLPKSVQQALFEGRLNEGQARPLIGLPDDAAEDIMERAIREEWSARRIEQVVTLWKQAKASPIENKRRPADMPHADAIESLSKRFGTGVKIRTNGRGAGQISIKFKDNLEFERIRELLEK, encoded by the coding sequence ATGAAAAAAGGTTTAGGTAGAGGTTTTGGGTCATTGATTCCAACCAATTTGATCGATGAAACGTTCGATCCGACAGCGCAACAGGACGTGAAAGTTTCTCATTTGAGAGATATTGCTATTGATCAAGTTGTCCCAGATCCAGATCAGCCGCGTCGTTTTTTTGATGAGAATGCTTTGAATGAGTTGACGGAATCGGTGCGCGAGCACGGCGTGGTTCAGCCGATTGTTGTGACGCCAAAAGGCGATAAATATCTGATAGTGGCGGGCGAGCGACGCTGGCGTGCGGCGAATAGGGCGAATTTAACAGAGGTGCCGTGTATCGTCAGGAGTATGAGCGATCAAAATCGCCTGGAGGTCTCTTTGATTGAAAACTTGCAACGACATGATTTGAATGCGCTTGAAACTGCGACTGCTTATCAAAAATTGCGCGATCAATTCAATATGACGCTGGAGGAAATTGGCAAGCGTTTGGGCGGCAAATCTATAAGTGCGGTCAGTAATACGTTGAGGCTACTGAAATTGCCGAAGTCTGTGCAGCAGGCGTTGTTTGAGGGGCGATTAAATGAAGGGCAAGCAAGGCCTCTAATCGGTTTGCCTGATGACGCCGCGGAAGATATTATGGAGCGAGCTATTCGCGAGGAGTGGTCAGCGCGACGAATTGAACAAGTGGTGACGTTATGGAAGCAGGCGAAGGCTAGTCCAATCGAGAACAAACGCCGCCCAGCAGATATGCCTCACGCAGATGCTATTGAAAGTCTTTCAAAGCGATTTGGAACAGGGGTAAAGATCCGTACAAACGGCCGTGGAGCCGGTCAGATTAGTATCAAGTTTAAGGATAATCTTGAATTTGAACGAATAAGAGAATTACTCGAAAAATAA
- a CDS encoding LiaF transmembrane domain-containing protein — protein sequence MKKSSLIRAFLSIVIVALGGVLLLKNLEVINISWDIFWGTVWAAGFVLSGLVNIFNYRNKTSWIWGLLLVAIGVLIGVNSYGIVDVSIWKVFWPVVLIAAGLTMMFNTSPKGVKRSKKLDKDNAGSEKIACFWGEEDAVKGDYTGGSLVAIFGGVDLDLRQAKIKDGSVIEIFTFCGGVNITLPDDVIVKNEVRGFLGGTDDKTLPKDSAKKTLYLKGECILGGLEIK from the coding sequence ATGAAGAAAAGTTCTCTGATTAGAGCGTTTTTGAGCATTGTAATCGTGGCGCTCGGCGGGGTTTTACTATTGAAAAACCTCGAAGTTATTAACATTAGCTGGGATATTTTCTGGGGTACGGTTTGGGCTGCAGGATTTGTATTGTCTGGGCTGGTGAATATATTCAATTATCGAAATAAAACGTCATGGATTTGGGGATTATTACTGGTTGCGATTGGCGTTCTGATTGGCGTCAATTCTTACGGAATAGTTGATGTTAGTATCTGGAAGGTATTCTGGCCTGTAGTTTTGATTGCTGCTGGTTTGACAATGATGTTTAATACCAGCCCTAAGGGTGTTAAGCGCTCCAAAAAGCTGGACAAAGACAACGCAGGTAGTGAGAAAATTGCTTGTTTTTGGGGCGAAGAAGACGCTGTAAAAGGTGATTATACTGGCGGTTCGTTGGTTGCGATATTTGGTGGCGTGGATTTGGATTTGCGTCAAGCAAAGATTAAAGACGGTTCTGTAATTGAAATTTTTACATTTTGCGGTGGCGTTAACATTACTTTGCCAGACGATGTGATTGTTAAGAACGAAGTGCGCGGATTTTTGGGTGGAACTGATGATAAAACTCTACCTAAAGATTCTGCCAAAAAGACTCTATATCTGAAGGGTGAGTGTATTTTAGGCGGTCTGGAAATTAAATAA
- a CDS encoding Fic family protein produces the protein MEKHPKQTTMNGVEIKNPGEVLSAEGLKNLVAEAGIDGSTPKERADQFKNVSLEDFAGLIDNINRGVQGSADSLILEDGVMKIGDKETIPVEYRYEVMNELIRLIKESSDDVNPERLGDVAALGIVLLHPFQDGNGRTARIVGSIFHKEYDDDGWENNYGIVSESRDVARARGGFMINGYIPYLPEGKSQSNPEDVIAYLESLLSSEHKDDRLYTGPFGQAPLYK, from the coding sequence ATGGAAAAACATCCAAAACAAACAACTATGAACGGAGTCGAAATTAAGAATCCTGGCGAAGTGTTGTCTGCGGAGGGTCTTAAGAATCTTGTAGCTGAGGCTGGTATTGATGGCTCTACGCCAAAAGAGCGGGCAGATCAATTTAAGAATGTTAGCCTTGAGGATTTTGCTGGGCTTATTGATAATATTAATAGGGGAGTTCAGGGGTCTGCTGATTCATTGATTTTAGAAGATGGCGTTATGAAAATAGGCGACAAGGAAACTATACCTGTTGAGTACCGCTACGAGGTGATGAACGAATTGATAAGATTGATAAAAGAATCTTCTGATGATGTTAATCCAGAGCGGCTTGGTGATGTGGCTGCACTTGGTATTGTGCTGCTTCATCCATTTCAGGATGGAAATGGCAGGACGGCTCGAATTGTAGGTTCCATATTCCACAAGGAATATGATGATGATGGATGGGAGAATAATTACGGTATAGTTTCTGAATCTCGAGATGTCGCAAGGGCGCGCGGCGGTTTTATGATTAATGGCTATATTCCATATCTGCCCGAAGGCAAATCCCAGTCAAATCCAGAAGACGTCATTGCGTATTTAGAAAGTCTGCTGTCGTCCGAACATAAAGATGACAGGTTGTATACTGGTCCTTTTGGTCAAGCTCCGCTTTATAAGTAA
- the rplU gene encoding 50S ribosomal protein L21 yields the protein MKAVVKISGKQYLVSEKESLLVDLLPEGTKELTLDALLVIDGDKIKVGTPTVKGSSVKAKVVEAEVKGDKLRVIRYKSKKRVHKETGHRQKYTKIEITSIK from the coding sequence ATGAAAGCAGTCGTAAAAATCTCTGGCAAACAATATCTTGTCAGCGAAAAAGAGTCCCTCTTGGTGGATCTCCTCCCTGAAGGCACAAAAGAACTCACTCTCGACGCACTTTTAGTGATTGATGGTGATAAAATCAAGGTTGGTACGCCAACTGTAAAAGGATCTAGCGTTAAAGCTAAGGTCGTAGAAGCGGAAGTTAAGGGCGACAAGCTTCGCGTTATCCGCTACAAGAGTAAGAAGCGTGTACATAAAGAAACTGGTCATCGCCAGAAGTACACGAAGATTGAAATTACGTCAATTAAATAA
- a CDS encoding sugar phosphate nucleotidyltransferase, whose protein sequence is MITKAIIPVAGWGTRMLPITKSIEKCMLPVGTRPVIDYIMQDVVRAGVKDIYFVVGEQSTQVQSYYRSNIQLNDYLRRAGKQDKLPLVAPLRDVRIHFLTQPGTGGYGTSIPVGLASEFIEQGESAFVIMGDQFFWRGDGGSNAADLAELVESRGLSAGLLGNPVEEEFIPQTGIIETDNQGNFVRIIEKPKLEEAPSNLSNSSFYVLNKEIFELARTLPANPKRGEFELTDAINAYIDSGGVIVVGEAKGEYMECGSPSGWLKANNAMAKNATC, encoded by the coding sequence ATGATTACTAAAGCTATTATTCCGGTCGCTGGTTGGGGAACGCGAATGCTGCCGATTACCAAATCTATCGAAAAGTGTATGTTGCCAGTTGGTACTCGTCCAGTGATTGATTATATTATGCAAGATGTTGTGCGAGCGGGCGTGAAGGATATTTACTTCGTAGTTGGTGAGCAGAGTACGCAGGTGCAGAGCTATTATCGATCGAATATTCAATTGAACGATTATTTACGTCGAGCGGGCAAGCAGGACAAGCTTCCTCTGGTGGCGCCACTTCGCGACGTCCGAATACATTTTTTAACCCAACCGGGAACTGGTGGTTATGGCACAAGTATTCCAGTTGGTCTGGCGAGCGAATTTATCGAACAGGGTGAGTCGGCTTTTGTGATTATGGGCGATCAATTCTTTTGGCGCGGCGACGGCGGTTCGAACGCGGCTGATTTGGCGGAGCTAGTGGAATCACGCGGATTGTCGGCTGGGCTATTAGGAAATCCTGTCGAAGAGGAATTTATTCCGCAAACAGGGATTATTGAAACTGACAATCAGGGCAATTTTGTGCGAATAATTGAAAAGCCAAAATTGGAAGAAGCTCCAAGTAACCTCAGCAATTCAAGTTTTTACGTCCTGAACAAAGAGATTTTTGAGTTGGCGCGAACTTTGCCGGCAAACCCTAAGAGAGGTGAGTTTGAGCTAACGGACGCGATTAATGCGTACATCGATAGCGGCGGTGTGATTGTTGTTGGCGAGGCCAAGGGTGAATATATGGAATGCGGCTCACCGAGCGGTTGGCTGAAGGCGAATAACGCTATGGCGAAAAACGCTACCTGCTAA
- a CDS encoding ParA family protein codes for MTKIIAVTNQKGGVGKTTTSINVAYFLAKAGKKTLLVDFDPQGNATSGLGIDKQNLGATISEVIMRQIDLANIILPTEYKNLSIAPATPHLANTEVELAQAQGRFVRLREALQKATDYDYIIIDSPPSLSLLTVNGMIAANYVLLPVQAEFYALEGLGQLLESMKLIKKGLNPPLELLGVLLTMMDSRTTLSGQVHAEVKKYFPDKIFKNSIPRNIRLAEAPSHGAPVGAYDRFSKGSRAYKALTKEIIERVER; via the coding sequence ATGACAAAAATCATTGCGGTGACAAATCAAAAAGGTGGCGTCGGCAAAACAACGACGTCGATTAACGTGGCGTATTTTTTGGCAAAAGCTGGCAAGAAAACATTGTTGGTGGATTTTGATCCACAGGGTAATGCTACCAGTGGACTTGGAATAGATAAACAGAATTTGGGCGCAACAATATCAGAGGTGATTATGCGACAAATTGACCTGGCGAATATCATATTGCCGACGGAATATAAAAACTTATCAATCGCTCCAGCCACACCTCATTTGGCGAATACAGAAGTGGAGTTGGCGCAGGCGCAGGGAAGGTTTGTTCGCTTACGAGAAGCTTTACAAAAGGCGACGGATTACGACTATATTATTATTGACAGTCCGCCGAGCTTGAGTTTGTTGACGGTCAACGGTATGATTGCCGCTAATTACGTATTGCTTCCAGTTCAGGCGGAATTTTATGCTCTGGAAGGGTTGGGGCAGCTTTTGGAAAGTATGAAATTGATAAAGAAGGGGCTTAATCCACCTCTGGAATTATTGGGCGTTTTATTGACGATGATGGATTCCAGGACTACATTATCTGGGCAAGTTCACGCTGAGGTTAAAAAATATTTTCCAGATAAGATTTTCAAGAATAGCATTCCGCGAAATATTCGCTTGGCTGAAGCCCCTAGCCATGGCGCGCCAGTTGGAGCATACGATCGTTTCTCAAAAGGTTCTCGGGCTTATAAGGCGCTAACGAAAGAAATTATAGAGAGGGTGGAACGATGA
- the ileS gene encoding isoleucine--tRNA ligase produces MKFKHGTRRRAAEYEKDWVQRWKEDDTFNKSIAQRPADNSWVFYDGPPFLTGTPHHGHLLVSTVKDTMGRFHTMKGQRVERRWGWDCHGLPAEVYVEKTLGISNKKEIGTKISVSDYVKECRAAMVRTGTEWEDTIERIGRWVEFKGAYKTMDNNYMESVWWAFKRLYEEGKIYEGEKILVYCTKDATPISKSEVAMENSYQMDTDPSLFVYFKLEDEDEYLLAWTTTPWTLPANMVLAVNQDVDYSLVAYGDKKFYVASDRVEKVMTDEKHQPLEYSIVKTIKGSELVGKRFEPLFENRGPAAHKILHADFVTTDDGTGIVHIAPAYGEDDYELCRKNDVPVLSLVDGDGNYTEGRWLGRNIWEVNKEIAKTLLEEGRALKIEYIRHEYPHCHRCGTKLMYRAHPSWFMDVQSQKKEMLEANEQTSWTPDNLRTGRFHNIIEQAPDWNLSRDRYWATPIPVWKGVKNDGTEVVKVIGSFAEFEEVTGCKLDDYHLPQVMDVTFECDGAEMHHIGKVLDCWFESGSMPFAQFHYPFENKEKFEASFPADFIIEAIDQTRGWFYSLTAVNVALFGKSPWKNLICTGFINAADGKKMSKKLKNYTDPMELMNKTSADSFRFLMLSSPLTNGENFALADKDVMDVARKLGMIWNMYDFFTMYAEVDGWEFNGDLSDPLHDLTNPLDIWIVSRLHQLITEVERGLNNYNLQDATKPILPFLDDASNWYVRRSRRRFWKSEDDGDKNDAYRTLHYVLVRLSYMLAPFTPFLAEELYHNLTGDNESIHLKDWLPAGEIDNSMLRDMNALRTAVNDGLSKRASEGIKVRQPLASVKLINTISQDTPAEVAQFLIDIAKDELNVKSVEIVTDSESESAQPSVVYDLTITPELKREGLMREIVRHVQSARKQAGLQIDDRIVLSISSDDSEISQAVNAFADVIKSETLAVELNFVINESEKYDAKIEGKLVKISLKKA; encoded by the coding sequence ATGAAATTCAAACATGGAACACGTCGTCGAGCTGCAGAATATGAGAAAGATTGGGTGCAGCGATGGAAAGAGGATGACACATTTAACAAGTCGATCGCGCAGCGTCCTGCTGATAATTCTTGGGTTTTTTATGACGGTCCTCCGTTTTTGACGGGAACGCCACACCACGGACATTTATTGGTCAGTACTGTGAAGGATACGATGGGACGATTTCACACGATGAAAGGTCAGCGAGTTGAGCGCCGTTGGGGCTGGGATTGTCATGGGCTGCCAGCAGAGGTTTACGTCGAAAAAACGCTAGGCATTTCTAATAAAAAAGAGATTGGCACAAAAATTAGCGTTTCAGATTATGTCAAGGAATGTCGAGCAGCTATGGTTCGAACTGGCACCGAATGGGAAGACACGATTGAGCGAATTGGTCGTTGGGTCGAGTTTAAGGGCGCTTATAAAACCATGGATAATAATTACATGGAATCTGTTTGGTGGGCGTTCAAGAGACTTTACGAAGAAGGTAAAATCTACGAAGGTGAAAAGATTTTGGTCTATTGTACGAAGGACGCGACGCCAATTTCTAAGAGTGAAGTGGCTATGGAGAATAGCTATCAAATGGACACCGACCCGAGCTTATTCGTTTACTTTAAGCTGGAAGATGAGGATGAATATTTGCTTGCGTGGACGACAACGCCGTGGACTTTGCCGGCAAATATGGTCTTGGCGGTAAATCAAGACGTTGATTATTCTTTGGTGGCGTACGGCGATAAAAAGTTTTACGTTGCAAGTGACCGAGTCGAGAAAGTTATGACGGACGAAAAGCACCAGCCGCTGGAATATTCAATTGTTAAGACGATTAAAGGTTCTGAATTGGTGGGCAAGCGATTTGAGCCTTTGTTTGAAAATCGTGGGCCGGCTGCGCATAAGATTCTTCACGCAGATTTCGTGACGACTGATGATGGTACGGGAATTGTTCATATTGCGCCAGCTTACGGTGAGGACGATTATGAATTGTGCCGAAAAAATGACGTTCCAGTGCTATCGTTAGTTGATGGTGATGGAAATTACACAGAAGGCAGATGGCTGGGTCGTAATATTTGGGAAGTGAATAAAGAGATAGCGAAGACTTTACTGGAAGAGGGTCGGGCGCTGAAAATTGAATATATTCGCCACGAATATCCGCATTGTCATCGATGTGGCACGAAATTGATGTACCGTGCTCATCCAAGTTGGTTTATGGATGTTCAGAGCCAGAAAAAGGAAATGTTGGAGGCGAACGAGCAGACAAGCTGGACGCCAGATAATCTGAGGACTGGACGATTCCATAACATCATCGAGCAGGCGCCGGATTGGAATTTGAGCCGCGATCGTTACTGGGCGACACCAATTCCAGTGTGGAAGGGCGTGAAAAATGATGGCACGGAAGTGGTGAAGGTGATTGGTAGCTTTGCGGAATTTGAAGAAGTTACGGGCTGCAAGTTGGACGATTACCATTTGCCGCAAGTTATGGACGTTACGTTTGAGTGCGACGGCGCAGAAATGCATCACATCGGCAAGGTTTTGGATTGTTGGTTTGAGTCTGGCTCGATGCCATTCGCTCAATTCCATTATCCATTTGAGAACAAGGAAAAATTTGAAGCAAGTTTTCCGGCTGACTTTATCATTGAGGCGATTGACCAGACGCGTGGCTGGTTCTATAGCTTAACGGCGGTAAACGTGGCTTTGTTTGGTAAATCTCCATGGAAGAATTTGATTTGTACTGGATTTATCAATGCTGCCGACGGTAAAAAAATGAGCAAGAAGCTAAAGAATTATACCGATCCGATGGAATTGATGAATAAGACTTCGGCCGACAGCTTCCGATTCTTGATGCTTTCAAGTCCACTAACAAATGGCGAAAACTTTGCCTTGGCGGATAAGGATGTGATGGATGTAGCGCGTAAGCTTGGTATGATCTGGAACATGTACGACTTCTTCACGATGTATGCTGAAGTTGACGGCTGGGAGTTTAACGGCGATTTGTCAGATCCGCTTCACGATTTAACAAATCCGTTGGATATTTGGATTGTGTCGAGGTTGCATCAATTGATAACAGAGGTCGAGCGAGGTCTTAACAACTATAATCTACAGGACGCAACCAAGCCGATATTGCCGTTCTTAGACGACGCAAGTAACTGGTATGTTCGACGTAGTCGTCGCCGCTTCTGGAAATCTGAAGATGACGGTGATAAAAATGACGCTTACCGCACGCTCCATTACGTTTTGGTGCGACTCAGTTATATGTTAGCGCCGTTTACGCCATTCTTAGCGGAAGAATTGTATCATAATTTGACGGGCGATAACGAGTCGATTCATCTTAAAGATTGGCTGCCGGCTGGTGAAATAGACAATTCAATGCTTCGCGACATGAATGCACTGCGTACTGCGGTGAATGATGGCTTGTCGAAGCGCGCATCGGAGGGAATTAAGGTGCGTCAGCCGTTGGCGTCTGTGAAACTTATCAACACTATTTCTCAGGATACGCCAGCGGAAGTTGCGCAATTCTTGATTGATATCGCTAAAGATGAATTGAACGTAAAATCGGTTGAAATTGTTACAGATTCAGAGTCTGAGTCGGCGCAACCGAGCGTTGTTTATGACTTAACAATCACTCCTGAGCTAAAGCGCGAAGGTTTGATGCGTGAAATCGTTCGCCATGTCCAAAGCGCGCGCAAGCAGGCTGGTCTGCAGATAGATGATCGAATTGTATTGAGTATTTCTAGTGACGATTCTGAAATATCTCAAGCTGTTAACGCTTTCGCTGACGTCATTAAATCTGAAACGCTCGCCGTGGAATTGAATTTTGTGATCAATGAATCGGAAAAATATGACGCCAAAATCGAGGGTAAATTGGTAAAAATTTCCCTGAAAAAAGCTTAA
- a CDS encoding WxL protein peptidoglycan domain-containing protein: MKSLLWSKVIGVAVLAGLILPVSVSANGIGGRPANPDPNNPRTSSIFIYNLSGGASKSDQLYVQNGSDKEETIEVYSVDGTVTTTGDMTCKEKSEDKVGAGKWVSVSKKEVTLGANENTLVDFTVNVPSKADVGEHNACMVVQRKVKQVSNNAGGIQVQTRQAIRMAITVPGDIHRDVTIEKFNVKNSNSSQLYEIALKNSGNVSADVDVKLVVKDPMGNVVYKNGGVNAMIANETRQFNYDSNLAPFWGGKYKVELSISYKKKAGEWGISQDKNELITKTAEPKELFFWPSTTALMMIGGGILLFIILIVIIVIKSKRNKKTVQFKKR, encoded by the coding sequence ATGAAGAGTTTGTTATGGAGTAAGGTTATTGGAGTGGCGGTGCTTGCAGGACTGATTTTGCCTGTGTCGGTGTCTGCTAATGGTATTGGTGGTCGACCGGCAAATCCTGATCCAAATAATCCCAGGACAAGCTCAATTTTCATCTATAATCTTTCTGGCGGCGCTTCGAAATCTGACCAATTGTATGTCCAAAACGGGTCTGATAAAGAAGAAACGATTGAAGTTTATTCGGTTGACGGCACAGTTACAACGACTGGCGATATGACCTGCAAGGAGAAGTCGGAGGATAAAGTTGGTGCGGGCAAGTGGGTTTCTGTCTCTAAGAAAGAGGTGACTCTTGGCGCGAACGAGAACACGCTTGTTGATTTTACGGTAAATGTTCCAAGCAAAGCAGATGTTGGCGAGCATAATGCATGTATGGTTGTTCAGCGGAAGGTTAAACAGGTGTCAAATAATGCTGGCGGCATTCAAGTTCAGACTCGTCAGGCTATTCGTATGGCGATAACCGTTCCTGGCGATATTCACCGCGACGTGACGATTGAGAAGTTTAATGTTAAGAATTCTAACAGTAGTCAATTGTATGAAATTGCCTTAAAAAATTCTGGCAATGTGTCGGCTGATGTTGACGTAAAGTTGGTCGTGAAAGACCCGATGGGGAATGTTGTCTATAAAAACGGTGGCGTGAATGCAATGATTGCGAATGAAACGCGGCAGTTTAATTATGATAGCAATTTGGCGCCGTTTTGGGGTGGAAAATATAAGGTAGAGTTGTCGATTTCCTATAAAAAGAAGGCTGGCGAGTGGGGAATTAGCCAGGATAAAAATGAGCTAATCACCAAAACCGCTGAGCCAAAAGAATTGTTCTTCTGGCCATCAACTACAGCGTTAATGATGATTGGCGGTGGAATACTTTTGTTCATTATTTTGATAGTGATAATTGTCATAAAATCAAAACGGAACAAAAAAACTGTTCAATTTAAAAAGCGTTGA
- a CDS encoding LPXTG cell wall anchor domain-containing protein produces MKNRVKKLFIVITLLAILGSPYSAFANSSANSNLSQVITDCTRDSLETGSQMNESICPIFPPKFSKFDLVNGKDLLVYGVYDAVHTVANPATGQHDLKVEFGGRTFVLGRDSELKVNGNIWVLDFSNWQNNHPGDNFMPPAPEHTYNGRVTTKLKADVTSPEVVRFADFSFTTPKKTIEDVIVIPKIVKEISKALANTGINLWTIMAAGIGVIVAAFIMLFIVKKQKKRDE; encoded by the coding sequence ATGAAAAATAGAGTAAAAAAATTATTCATTGTCATAACACTACTAGCTATTTTGGGCAGCCCTTATTCGGCTTTTGCGAACTCGTCGGCTAATTCTAATTTGTCACAAGTGATTACTGACTGTACTCGCGATTCTCTGGAAACAGGTAGTCAGATGAATGAGTCAATTTGTCCGATTTTTCCGCCAAAATTCTCTAAGTTTGATTTGGTAAATGGGAAAGATCTGCTGGTGTATGGCGTTTATGATGCGGTGCATACGGTAGCTAATCCCGCGACAGGTCAGCACGATTTGAAGGTTGAGTTCGGTGGTCGGACTTTTGTTTTGGGGCGGGATAGCGAGCTTAAAGTTAACGGAAATATATGGGTGTTGGATTTTTCAAATTGGCAGAATAATCATCCAGGTGATAATTTTATGCCGCCAGCTCCAGAACACACTTATAACGGTCGCGTTACAACTAAACTGAAGGCTGATGTGACATCTCCGGAAGTAGTGCGGTTTGCTGATTTTTCATTCACGACTCCGAAAAAAACCATTGAAGATGTTATTGTTATTCCAAAGATTGTTAAAGAGATAAGTAAGGCTTTGGCTAATACGGGAATTAATTTATGGACGATTATGGCTGCTGGCATTGGTGTAATTGTTGCGGCGTTCATTATGTTATTTATTGTTAAAAAACAGAAAAAGAGGGATGAATGA